From the genome of Triticum aestivum cultivar Chinese Spring chromosome 3B, IWGSC CS RefSeq v2.1, whole genome shotgun sequence, one region includes:
- the LOC123066159 gene encoding endo-1,3;1,4-beta-D-glucanase isoform X1, with product MALELLYTSLICLAALAGGATSAPLHLQCLDNPPDLTAAGAQAGKVVDDLSGFRAYVTGPVHSDRAIVLASDIFGFEAPLLRFDHLLPLHSLSFDLRIFFFKKRYILSEEGSSPSISTPGRQAADKVAEAGYYVVVPDFFNGKPYTGDPSVNITQWIDDHSPVKAARDAKPIFATLKKERKSIIGVGGYCWGGKFAVEIAKMDEVKAIVISHPSSIVVDDMREVKCPIEILGAQNDTTTPQKFIYQFLHALRKRSDKVPYFGKIFPGVAHGFACGYNSTDPFAVRTAEQALALMLGWFKKYME from the exons ATGGCTCTGGAGTTGTTGTACACTTCCCTCATCTGCCTCGCCGCGCTCGCCGGCGGAGCCACCTCCGCTCCTCTGCACTTGCAGTGCCTGGACAACCCGCCGGACCTGACCGCCGCCGGAGCCCAGGCGGGAAAGGTCGTCGATGACCTGTCCGGCTTCAGGGCCTACGTCACCGGCCCTGTCCACTCCGACCGGGCCATCGTCCTGGCCTCCGACATCTTCG GATTCGAAGCGCCATTGCTGAGGTTCGACCATCTTCTCCCGTTGCACTCGCTGTCATTTGATCTAcgtatttttttcttcaaaaaacgaTATATTCTTTCGGAAGAAGGTTCATCACCTTCGATCTCTACACCAG GAAGGCAGGCAGCCGACAAAGTTGCTGAAGCTGGATACTACGTTGTGGTGCCTGATTTCTTCAATGGGAAACCTTACACGGGTGACCCAAGTGTAAACATCACACAGTGGATAGATGATCACTCTCCG GTAAAAGCCGCTCGAGATGCCAAACCAATTTTTGCGACCTTGAAAAAAGAGCGAAAATCTATTATTGGAGTTGGGGGATACTGTTGGGGTG GAAAGTTTGCAGTGGAGATAGCAAAAATGGACGAGGTGAAGGCAATTGTCATCTCCCATCCTTCATCCATCGTTGTTGATGATATGAGAG AGGTCAAGTGCCCCATTGAGATCCTTGGAGCTCAAAATGACACAACTACACCACAGAAGTTCATATATCAGTTTTTGCATGCCCTTCGTAAAAGAAGTGATAAG GTACCTTACTTCGGCAAGATCTTTCCAGGAGTTGCACATGGCTTTGCTTGTGGATACAATAGCACCGACCCATTTGCAGTTAGAACAGCTGAACAAGCTCTTGCCCTAATGCTCGGCTGGTTCAAGAAATACATGGAATAA
- the LOC123066159 gene encoding endo-1,3;1,4-beta-D-glucanase isoform X2, translated as MALELLYTSLICLAALAGGATSAPLHLQCLDNPPDLTAAGAQAGKVVDDLSGFRAYVTGPVHSDRAIVLASDIFGFEAPLLRQAADKVAEAGYYVVVPDFFNGKPYTGDPSVNITQWIDDHSPVKAARDAKPIFATLKKERKSIIGVGGYCWGGKFAVEIAKMDEVKAIVISHPSSIVVDDMREVKCPIEILGAQNDTTTPQKFIYQFLHALRKRSDKVPYFGKIFPGVAHGFACGYNSTDPFAVRTAEQALALMLGWFKKYME; from the exons ATGGCTCTGGAGTTGTTGTACACTTCCCTCATCTGCCTCGCCGCGCTCGCCGGCGGAGCCACCTCCGCTCCTCTGCACTTGCAGTGCCTGGACAACCCGCCGGACCTGACCGCCGCCGGAGCCCAGGCGGGAAAGGTCGTCGATGACCTGTCCGGCTTCAGGGCCTACGTCACCGGCCCTGTCCACTCCGACCGGGCCATCGTCCTGGCCTCCGACATCTTCG GATTCGAAGCGCCATTGCTGAG GCAGGCAGCCGACAAAGTTGCTGAAGCTGGATACTACGTTGTGGTGCCTGATTTCTTCAATGGGAAACCTTACACGGGTGACCCAAGTGTAAACATCACACAGTGGATAGATGATCACTCTCCG GTAAAAGCCGCTCGAGATGCCAAACCAATTTTTGCGACCTTGAAAAAAGAGCGAAAATCTATTATTGGAGTTGGGGGATACTGTTGGGGTG GAAAGTTTGCAGTGGAGATAGCAAAAATGGACGAGGTGAAGGCAATTGTCATCTCCCATCCTTCATCCATCGTTGTTGATGATATGAGAG AGGTCAAGTGCCCCATTGAGATCCTTGGAGCTCAAAATGACACAACTACACCACAGAAGTTCATATATCAGTTTTTGCATGCCCTTCGTAAAAGAAGTGATAAG GTACCTTACTTCGGCAAGATCTTTCCAGGAGTTGCACATGGCTTTGCTTGTGGATACAATAGCACCGACCCATTTGCAGTTAGAACAGCTGAACAAGCTCTTGCCCTAATGCTCGGCTGGTTCAAGAAATACATGGAATAA